The genomic window GGCATCGGCGCCTTCTTCACGTCCTTTCTATGCATGCACCTTTCCGTGTTCCCCGGCGGGGTCCTGCAACAATATGCCATCGTTGCGCACAGTGCCAGGCTTATGTTTGACGGTGACCAACGGGTCATTGCGTGTGAACCGGAATGAAAGCCGTGTCGGCTCTCCAAAATGCGGGATGATGCAGTCCGACACACGGTTTCAAGATTCTTTTCGGAACGGGCTGACGCAAATGCCTCAAGCTTGACAAGGACGGCGTCCGAATCGATTGGAGGAAGGCCGGGCAGGGATGCCTGCAGTATTATAGTATATAACCCGTCATGACACTCCCTTCGTTCCAAAACCGCGAAACAAAGGAGCATGAAGAAATGAGCGAACCGTTTAAGGGAAAAGTGTGCATCATCACCGGTTCATCGAGCGGCATCGGGCTTGGTCTCGCCAAGGAACTGCTCGGGCGGGGCGCGGTGGTTCATATGTCCGGTTGGCGCGAAACCAACCGGGAAAACCTGCGAACAACGGCGGACCTGTTGGAAAGATACCCGGGAAAGGCTTTTTCGCGGGAACTGGATGTGCGCGACGCAAGGGCCGTTGCGGAATATATCGCGGACATTGCCGCCGGGGGCCCCGTCGATTACATGTTCAGCAATGCCGGCGTGGGCCTGGAGATGCCGTTTATCGGAGTCGACTTGGCCGTGTGGGATAAGATCCTCGGGGTTGACCTCTACGGCGTGATCCACTGCGTGCAGGCGGTGGTGCCGCTCATGCTCGAACAGGGACATGGGCACATCGTCAATACGGCTTCCGTGGCGGGCATCGTTCCGCTGCCCTACCAGGCGGTCTATTGCGCCGCTAAGTACGCCGTCGTTGGATTCAGCGAGAGTCTTCGCTATGAGCTGGAGCCTTACAACATCAAAGTCACGGCGGTTTGCCCCGGCGCGGTCGCCACGCAAATCTTTCAGCGGGGCTTGGATTATACGGTCCACGAGGAACTGCCCATGCCCGAAGAGGCGATCGGCATCGATCATGCCGCCCTCGAGATCCTGGAAGGCGTCGAGGCCGGCCGCGGGATCCTTCCCGTCACCGACTTTGCGCGGGCGATGTACGAAAACATCCGGACCGATCCTGCCCGCAACGATGTCGTCATGCGGTCGATTGCACGGGACAGGCGACAGCGGTTTATTGACAGGGGCCTGCTGGATCGCTGATGGTCCGTCGCGGGCCACGACGATGGACGTGGAGAAAAACACCGGACGCGCACGACGGGTTTGCCGAGTCATACGAAGTTGCGTTCAAGAGATGGATCTTTCAAGCACAAAAGAGCGGGGGAATGATTCCCCCGCACCCCCCAAGTTTCGGCCACACGCGCAAGCGCGTGAGGCCGAGTGCTCGGCGCTGTCGGCGACTGGCCGAAGGCCGCCGCCGCAGCGCCACACGGAGCCGCGAAGCGGCGAGGGGGTGTGGGGGATACGTCCCCCACGCTTTTAAAGTATCATTTTGAACGCAATTATCCATGCCCCCTGCGACACCCGCGAAGCATGAAAACAGTTTCGCCCGTGAATCTATTTTCTAGGTAAATCCGTATCACCTGCCGAATCGTCGAGACGGGGGAGGGGGACGGCAGGCGGCGCCCTGGAAAAAATCGGGTTCGATGAGCTATCGCTTGCATCTTCGATTGGAGAATCGTATGGTTTTGAGAGCCCCCGGGGTTGTTTTCCAAAATTCTTGGCAGAATCCACCCTGATGATTCGGTTCGGGTGCGTGGCGCGCAAGTCGATGCCTTATTATGGATGGAGGCCCTTTTTTGTGAAAATGCCCCGGCCCGACAGATTTCCATGCTTCGTTGCGGGGCGGCGGCTCATGGAATTTCGTGAAATGTGCGGGTGACCCCTTGGGACGTTGAGGGGTTTGTGCGGTGGACGGTTTCGAACTCGTAAGGGATATGGGTCGAAGGGATTATCGGATGTGGAGGCACCCTATGCAGGATTGCTCTAAACCCCGGAGATTGGTCTACCTCGTGGCGGCCCTTTTCATGGCGGCCGGCGTGATCGGCTGTGCAACGGCGGAAACCAGCGCCCCCGCCGGTCCGCCCGTTCAGGCGGCGGTTCAGGCGGAAAGGACGGCGGCGCCCGTACAGGTCCAGCGTCCGGCGCATCAGAGCCCCGGCATGGTCGCCTATTATCCTCCTCCCGGCAGGATGGATTTCTGCGGGGAGCACGTCCCGCTGGAAAACCAGGAGGTCATGGAGCGATTCGACAAGGAGTTCACTCTCGTCGTATACAACCATGCGCAGATTTACCGGTGGTTGAAACGCAGGGACGGTTATTTCCAGTGGATGGAGGAACGCCTGCGGCGCCTCAACCTGCCCGAAGACCTGAAATATGTGGCCCTTGCGGAAAGCGAGCCTCCGCTGAGCACCGCCGATAGGAAAAGATGGGCGGAAATGCGCAATGACTTCGAACGGTCCCCGGAGAGCGCTCTCCAGTATCTGGGGGATCTTCACCGCAGTTTCAGGAGCTGGTCTCTTGCGCTGGCGGCTTACTGCTGCGGTGAGAAGCGCATCATGGACGAATCCCGCGCGCAGGGACAGTCGGATTTTTACAAGATGATGCTGCCGCAGGAGACGGAGCGCTACGTTTTCAAGGTTTTGGCGATCAAGGCGGTCCTGAGCGACCCGGCGCGGTACGGGTACGAACTGCCCAAAGGCGCCCGGCAACGCTAGGAGCGACAGAGACACCAGAAGGTCGACGTCTCTCTGCTCATTCGTGAAAAATCGGCTTCTCCAGACATGGAAGGTGCCTGAATCTTCTGCGTGCCGGCGGGAGTTGCGTGCGGTCTCAAGGGGGATTGCCTGATCCTGCTTATGTCTTGCTCCCTTGGCATGAAACCGACGGCAATGCCGCATTCACGGACTGATGAGCACCATACCACCACGGCCCGCTTGTAGTTGGAGTTTGTGGGGCAGCCTCGTTTCATGGGGGCCGCGCACCCGGGGGTGCGTGGTGCTCGGCGCGCCGTCGGGACGGCTCCGCTGCACGGGGTTCCGGGCAGTACCGATGCCGGAAAGGTAGAATGAGCTACTCCCGTTCCGAGGCCAAGGACCTTAATCGTGCGGCAAACCTCCCGGAAGCACATACCGGAGGATTCCCGTTGTTCTGGCTCTCCGGTGCGATTGCTTCCGCTATCTTGCGATTGTCAGGCGCCTTTTTCCCGTCCGGTTTTCGGCGTAATGTTCGAGTTGCGGGCAAGCCGAGGCTCCGTGGAAGCATCTCTGCCCGATCGGGGCAGACGGGGTCGATACAACGCCGCGACAAATCGTCCCCGAATACATGCACACCGGGGCTGACAGGCTCGGTTCCGGCGGCAAGACGCCCCATCGAACGGCAATTGAACGAGTTTTTCGGTATCCGGTTCAAAAGGGGCCGGTTATGCTCGGGCCGCTGTTGACCCCGATGCGCCCGTTGACGGAAGCGGAGTAAACACCGCCAAGCGATGTGCTCACCGTGCTGCTCAGGCCGATGTCCTGGACCTGCCCGGCCGCCACCGTGAAAACAACGCCAACCGCCGCGTTGCCGCCAATGGCCCCATTGCCGTAGCTAACAACGGCGCCCGCTCCTATGAAGACTTCGGTTTGGTGCTTCAGGAAGTCGCGTTTGATGGAACCGGTAATGAAGTTATAAGTGCCGCCGATTTTAACATGGTCACAAGCCAGTTCATAGCTGAACACGATCAAGTTGAGCTTAAGCGGTGCATCCTTGAAGGGAC from Syntrophobacter fumaroxidans MPOB includes these protein-coding regions:
- a CDS encoding SDR family NAD(P)-dependent oxidoreductase, producing the protein MSEPFKGKVCIITGSSSGIGLGLAKELLGRGAVVHMSGWRETNRENLRTTADLLERYPGKAFSRELDVRDARAVAEYIADIAAGGPVDYMFSNAGVGLEMPFIGVDLAVWDKILGVDLYGVIHCVQAVVPLMLEQGHGHIVNTASVAGIVPLPYQAVYCAAKYAVVGFSESLRYELEPYNIKVTAVCPGAVATQIFQRGLDYTVHEELPMPEEAIGIDHAALEILEGVEAGRGILPVTDFARAMYENIRTDPARNDVVMRSIARDRRQRFIDRGLLDR
- a CDS encoding transglycosylase SLT domain-containing protein, with product MQDCSKPRRLVYLVAALFMAAGVIGCATAETSAPAGPPVQAAVQAERTAAPVQVQRPAHQSPGMVAYYPPPGRMDFCGEHVPLENQEVMERFDKEFTLVVYNHAQIYRWLKRRDGYFQWMEERLRRLNLPEDLKYVALAESEPPLSTADRKRWAEMRNDFERSPESALQYLGDLHRSFRSWSLALAAYCCGEKRIMDESRAQGQSDFYKMMLPQETERYVFKVLAIKAVLSDPARYGYELPKGARQR